A region of Microtus ochrogaster isolate Prairie Vole_2 linkage group LG1, MicOch1.0, whole genome shotgun sequence DNA encodes the following proteins:
- the Aes gene encoding amino-terminal enhancer of split isoform X1 — protein MMFPQSRHSGSSHLPQQLKFTTSDSCDRIKDEFQLLQAQYHSLKLECDKLASEKSEMQRHYVMYYEMSYGLNIEMHKQAEIVKRLNGICAQVLPYLSQEHQQQVLGAIERAKQVTAPELNSIIRQQLQAHQLSQLQALALPLTPLPVGLQPPSLPAVSAGTGLLSLSALGSQAHLSKEDKNGHDGDTHQEDDGEKSD, from the exons ATGATGTTTCCGCAAAGCCGGCACTCG ggctcctcccacctcccccagcaGCTCAAGTTCACCACCTCCGACTCCTGCGACCGCATCAAAGATGAGTTCCAGTTGCTGCAAGCACAGTACCACAG CCTCAAGCTGGAGTGCGACAAGCTGGCCAGCGAGAAGTCAGAGATGCAGCGGCATTACGTCATG TACTATGAGATGTCCTATGGATTGAACATCGAGATGCATAAACAg GCTGAAATCGTGAAGAGGCTGAATGGGATTTGTGCCCAGGTTCTGCCCTATTTGTCACAGGAG CATCAGCAACAGGTCCTGGGAGCCATCGAGAGAGCCAAGCAGGTCACGGCTCCTGAGCTGAACTCCATCATCCGA cagcagctccaggctCACCAGCTGTCCCAGCTGCAGGCGCTGGCCCTGCCCCTGACACCGCTGCCCGTGGGTCTCCAGCCGCCATCACTCCCTGCAGTCAGCGCGGGCACTGGCCTGCTGTCCCTCTCGGCTCTGGGCTCTCAGGCACACCTCTCTAAGGAGGACAAGAATGgacatgatggggacacccaccaGGAGGATGACGGCGAGAAGTCGGATTAG
- the Aes gene encoding amino-terminal enhancer of split isoform X2, with protein MMFPQSRHSGSSHLPQQLKFTTSDSCDRIKDEFQLLQAQYHSLKLECDKLASEKSEMQRHYVMYYEMSYGLNIEMHKQAEIVKRLNGICAQVLPYLSQEHQQQVLGAIERAKQVTAPELNSIIRQLQAHQLSQLQALALPLTPLPVGLQPPSLPAVSAGTGLLSLSALGSQAHLSKEDKNGHDGDTHQEDDGEKSD; from the exons ATGATGTTTCCGCAAAGCCGGCACTCG ggctcctcccacctcccccagcaGCTCAAGTTCACCACCTCCGACTCCTGCGACCGCATCAAAGATGAGTTCCAGTTGCTGCAAGCACAGTACCACAG CCTCAAGCTGGAGTGCGACAAGCTGGCCAGCGAGAAGTCAGAGATGCAGCGGCATTACGTCATG TACTATGAGATGTCCTATGGATTGAACATCGAGATGCATAAACAg GCTGAAATCGTGAAGAGGCTGAATGGGATTTGTGCCCAGGTTCTGCCCTATTTGTCACAGGAG CATCAGCAACAGGTCCTGGGAGCCATCGAGAGAGCCAAGCAGGTCACGGCTCCTGAGCTGAACTCCATCATCCGA cagctccaggctCACCAGCTGTCCCAGCTGCAGGCGCTGGCCCTGCCCCTGACACCGCTGCCCGTGGGTCTCCAGCCGCCATCACTCCCTGCAGTCAGCGCGGGCACTGGCCTGCTGTCCCTCTCGGCTCTGGGCTCTCAGGCACACCTCTCTAAGGAGGACAAGAATGgacatgatggggacacccaccaGGAGGATGACGGCGAGAAGTCGGATTAG